Proteins found in one Micromonospora sp. WMMD1082 genomic segment:
- a CDS encoding DUF2637 domain-containing protein, whose protein sequence is MVHVEKTASTEVPERPSKGAWVVAWSAFAAGIGASLAANIAHAGDGIGEKFVAGWPPLALLLCSEVMMRVPAPRHPPVRALQIIGTVVVAGVAAVASYRHMKALALEYGEDNLTASTLPLSVDGLALVASIALVVLAHQRRDAIAAERTAALAVAAPRPVPMPLDEPALAGRPAAAPDSVPRSAPGPVPDPLPEVEPQPAAEQVSVPSGPDPMPRMEPVVPPVPWPQQQPLPVTPPPVPSDAATEELWAAARRAWRDSAAAGEPLTGKALGKQFGRGERWGRDRIAEAKAERNAEEAGGDVGESADRAPAGAGIR, encoded by the coding sequence GGGATCGGCGCGAGCCTCGCCGCAAACATCGCGCACGCGGGAGACGGCATCGGGGAGAAGTTCGTTGCCGGCTGGCCGCCCCTAGCGCTGCTGTTGTGCTCCGAGGTGATGATGCGGGTGCCGGCACCGCGGCATCCGCCGGTAAGGGCGTTGCAGATCATCGGCACCGTGGTCGTTGCCGGCGTCGCCGCGGTGGCGAGCTACCGACACATGAAGGCCCTGGCCCTGGAGTACGGCGAAGACAATCTGACGGCGAGCACCCTGCCGCTGTCCGTCGACGGCTTGGCGCTGGTGGCATCGATCGCGCTGGTCGTGCTTGCGCACCAGCGGCGCGACGCGATCGCCGCCGAGCGTACCGCCGCCCTGGCTGTCGCCGCGCCGCGGCCGGTGCCGATGCCGCTGGATGAACCGGCACTTGCCGGGCGGCCGGCTGCCGCTCCCGACTCGGTGCCGCGGTCTGCCCCCGGGCCTGTGCCGGATCCGCTACCAGAGGTGGAGCCGCAGCCTGCTGCCGAGCAGGTGTCGGTGCCGTCGGGGCCGGACCCGATGCCGCGTATGGAGCCGGTCGTACCACCGGTGCCCTGGCCGCAGCAGCAGCCACTGCCGGTGACACCGCCGCCGGTGCCGTCCGACGCGGCGACGGAGGAACTGTGGGCTGCCGCCCGGAGGGCTTGGCGTGACTCCGCTGCCGCCGGGGAACCGTTGACCGGCAAGGCGCTCGGCAAGCAGTTTGGACGCGGCGAGAGGTGGGGCCGGGACCGCATCGCAGAAGCAAAGGCCGAGCGCAATGCCGAAGAAGCCGGCGGCGACGTCGGCGAGAGTGCCGACCGGGCGCCGGCTGGCGCTGGAATCCGATAG
- a CDS encoding ParB/RepB/Spo0J family partition protein has protein sequence MAKPALRSIPVAKIEADPDQPRKLFTEEELAELAASMKKLGQLQPVAVRKTGKPGHYRLVVGERRWRAAQQGDIAELSAMVWEMDDEAAFIAQVAENVNRMDMTPMEEASAYARLADAGWETEAIAELFGKSQPYIGWRIDLLGLIDDAKQLVAKGQMQVGVAWYVCRLSADQQRRFVVRWARGEFSSARDAEAFAKACKAAEDQAEFFQLDKAEHDEEAQARVVEERKKVVSKIERLSAAGKVLHELAQMDAEELARVLAGAEGGVAGHRQRVDDLRSLAGKVSAKLRKAQALAAAATVELDPDVAVSIPAELVDVAPVSAG, from the coding sequence GTGGCGAAGCCAGCCCTACGGAGCATCCCGGTCGCGAAGATCGAGGCGGACCCCGACCAGCCCCGCAAGCTGTTCACCGAGGAAGAACTGGCCGAGTTGGCGGCCTCGATGAAGAAGCTCGGCCAGCTCCAGCCGGTCGCGGTGCGCAAGACGGGGAAGCCGGGCCACTACCGCCTGGTCGTCGGCGAGCGACGCTGGCGGGCCGCGCAGCAGGGCGACATCGCCGAGTTGTCCGCGATGGTCTGGGAGATGGACGACGAGGCGGCGTTCATCGCGCAGGTCGCTGAGAACGTCAACCGGATGGACATGACGCCGATGGAGGAGGCTTCCGCGTACGCGCGCCTCGCCGACGCCGGCTGGGAGACGGAGGCGATCGCGGAGCTGTTCGGCAAGTCTCAGCCGTACATCGGCTGGCGGATCGATCTGCTCGGCCTGATCGACGACGCGAAGCAGCTCGTCGCCAAGGGCCAGATGCAGGTGGGCGTCGCCTGGTACGTGTGCCGGCTGAGCGCCGACCAGCAGCGGCGGTTCGTCGTCCGGTGGGCTCGGGGCGAGTTTTCCTCGGCGCGGGATGCGGAGGCGTTCGCCAAGGCGTGCAAGGCGGCCGAGGACCAGGCCGAGTTCTTCCAGCTCGACAAGGCCGAGCACGACGAGGAGGCGCAGGCGCGGGTGGTGGAGGAGCGCAAGAAGGTCGTGAGCAAGATCGAGCGACTGTCGGCGGCCGGGAAAGTCCTGCACGAGCTGGCGCAGATGGACGCCGAGGAACTGGCGCGGGTGCTCGCTGGCGCCGAGGGCGGCGTTGCCGGTCACCGGCAGCGCGTTGACGACCTCCGCTCGCTGGCGGGCAAGGTGTCGGCGAAGCTGCGCAAGGCCCAGGCTCTCGCGGCGGCGGCGACCGTCGAACTGGACCCGGATGTCGCGGTGAGCATCCCGGCGGAGCTGGTCGACGTGGCACCAGTTTCGGCCGGTTGA
- a CDS encoding recombinase family protein has translation MIREVVQRVLEGESMRSIVADLRKREIMTSAGRPWTQQSLSRLLRNPRLAGLKTYRGEVVGKGEWDPIIEKSTHRKLLEVLDDPSRKQPTATNVRKYLLSGGFLACGFPLDGEGDEVRRCGKSLYTQPSNSGKRGYVCRSGSPSYGCGRIRIAAAALEDEVATRALARLASPKVRARLEAAVGSATLTSEHVARAVEAIDERLMEAGQAYAKREISLVTLKAIEEEAKLERRSLQEALAQSARLQSLPATTPEGLAAWWVDAPLERRRELLALVLDRIVVLPATQPGRTHLDAERLEFVWK, from the coding sequence GTGATCCGCGAGGTCGTGCAGCGCGTCCTGGAGGGCGAGAGCATGCGCTCCATCGTCGCCGACCTGCGGAAGCGCGAAATCATGACGTCCGCCGGGCGCCCGTGGACTCAGCAGTCGCTGTCGCGCCTCTTGCGGAACCCACGCCTGGCAGGTCTCAAGACGTACCGCGGTGAGGTGGTCGGCAAGGGCGAGTGGGACCCGATCATTGAGAAGAGCACACATCGAAAGCTGCTAGAGGTCCTTGACGACCCGTCGCGTAAGCAGCCGACTGCGACGAACGTACGCAAGTACCTGCTCAGCGGGGGGTTCCTAGCATGTGGATTCCCCCTCGACGGTGAGGGCGACGAGGTGCGGCGTTGCGGGAAGTCGCTGTACACGCAGCCGAGCAACAGCGGCAAGCGCGGCTATGTGTGCCGATCGGGTAGCCCGAGCTACGGGTGCGGCCGGATCCGGATTGCGGCAGCCGCCCTGGAGGATGAGGTGGCTACCCGCGCCCTGGCGCGACTGGCGTCGCCGAAGGTGCGCGCTCGGCTAGAGGCTGCCGTGGGTTCTGCGACCCTCACTAGCGAACACGTCGCTCGCGCGGTGGAGGCGATCGACGAGCGGCTGATGGAGGCCGGCCAGGCGTACGCGAAGCGGGAGATCAGCTTGGTGACGCTCAAGGCGATCGAGGAAGAGGCGAAGCTGGAGCGACGCTCCCTCCAGGAGGCGCTGGCCCAGTCTGCGCGGTTGCAGTCGCTGCCGGCGACGACTCCCGAGGGCCTGGCGGCCTGGTGGGTGGATGCGCCGCTGGAGCGGCGGCGGGAGTTGCTGGCGCTGGTGCTGGACCGAATCGTTGTGTTGCCGGCGACGCAGCCGGGGAGGACGCACCTGGACGCCGAGCGGCTGGAATTCGTCTGGAAGTGA